A genomic region of Microlunatus sagamiharensis contains the following coding sequences:
- a CDS encoding FhaA domain-containing protein, producing the protein MGIFQRFEKSVEGAVNGVFARAFKGDVQPVEIAARLQRELDAEAKLMSRDKRLVPNDFTVELSPHDHDKLAPYASTLTRELADELRSHAGDRGYVFSGPIRIDLALDERLPTGRFTVSSEAVAGVEVPEAPARTPQPEPRPSVSADDREDRDDRRGRTVPPAGRTGRGTTTLVLEVNGMRHPLQAPGLVIGRGTDADLRINDPGISRRHAEIRVDAEGPGSLDIVDLGSTNGITVDGHKVRHATLREGSRIEIGTTRMLVHDPSAR; encoded by the coding sequence TGTTCGCGCGCGCGTTCAAGGGCGACGTGCAGCCCGTCGAGATCGCCGCGCGCCTCCAGCGCGAGCTCGACGCCGAGGCCAAGCTCATGTCCCGCGACAAGCGGCTCGTGCCCAACGACTTCACCGTCGAGCTCTCCCCCCACGACCACGACAAGCTCGCGCCGTACGCCTCGACGCTCACCCGCGAGCTCGCCGACGAGCTGCGCTCCCACGCGGGCGACCGCGGCTACGTCTTCAGCGGCCCGATCCGCATCGACCTGGCGCTCGACGAGCGGCTGCCCACCGGGCGGTTCACGGTGTCCTCCGAGGCCGTCGCCGGCGTCGAGGTGCCCGAGGCCCCGGCCCGTACGCCGCAGCCCGAGCCGCGCCCCTCGGTGAGCGCGGACGACCGCGAGGACCGCGACGACCGGCGTGGCCGCACGGTGCCGCCCGCCGGCCGGACCGGACGGGGCACGACGACCCTCGTGCTCGAGGTGAACGGCATGCGGCACCCGCTGCAGGCCCCGGGCCTGGTCATCGGGCGCGGCACCGACGCCGACCTGCGGATCAACGACCCGGGCATCTCGCGGCGCCACGCCGAGATCCGGGTCGACGCCGAGGGCCCCGGCAGCCTCGACATCGTCGACCTCGGCTCGACCAACGGCATCACCGTCGACGGGCACAAGGTCCGTCACGCGACGCTCCGCGAGGGCTCCCGGATCGAGATCGGCACCACGCGGATGCTCGTCCACGACCCCTCCGCCCGCTGA
- a CDS encoding FHA domain-containing protein FhaB/FipA, with product MSEIAVTVVKVLFLALLWLFILSAVSVVRSDLFGRTVASDDGPQALEVPRPPARKVRRQRGAPRALTITQGPQTGDSGVFVDHVILVGRGADCQLVLDDDYVSTRHARVVDGPDGLYVEDLGSTNGTYVNNQRITSPTTIGFADVVRIGRTILRLEP from the coding sequence GTGTCGGAGATCGCCGTCACCGTCGTCAAGGTGCTGTTCCTGGCCCTGCTCTGGCTCTTCATCCTCTCCGCCGTCTCGGTCGTGCGCAGCGACCTCTTCGGGCGGACCGTGGCGAGCGACGACGGGCCGCAGGCCCTCGAGGTGCCCCGTCCCCCCGCTCGCAAGGTGCGCCGGCAGCGCGGCGCTCCCCGGGCGCTGACCATCACGCAGGGTCCCCAGACCGGTGACTCCGGCGTCTTCGTCGACCACGTGATCCTCGTCGGACGCGGGGCGGACTGCCAGCTGGTGCTCGACGACGACTACGTCTCCACCCGCCACGCCCGCGTGGTCGACGGCCCCGACGGGCTCTACGTCGAGGACCTCGGCTCCACCAACGGGACCTACGTCAACAACCAGCGCATCACCAGCCCCACGACGATCGGCTTCGCCGACGTCGTCCGCATCGGTCGAACGATCCTGCGGCTGGAGCCCTGA
- a CDS encoding PP2C family protein-serine/threonine phosphatase, with protein sequence MSLVLRVVSHSEIGLVRKNNQDSGYASPHLLVVADGMGGAAAGDLASAVAVDTLMRVDESAQGPAMLEVMSSAVEDANDRIADLIADDVALDGMGTTVTAAMFDGAGLGLVHIGDSRAYLLRDGTLRRLTHDHSWVQSLVDEGRISEAEASVHPHRSLLLRVLNGQPGADAELALLDVAAGDRLMFCSDGLCGLVDDPEIAELLGLPDRDEALAALVAAARAEGGVDNITVLVADVVETATGLVGEPADAAETPANTTSSTVLGAAAERSVPPARGTQQHEDIAITRTGAPGAPAPEAESTDTEDEEDGEDESAGAVPPAGPGPRADESRYDPVPPTRRRWARPVVTAVLVLVVVAAGLGAAYAWTRSQYYVGTAGTQVAIFRGVSDGLPGLPLSELYEVQDLDVSTLPAYYQERVRSSIDVPSLAAARETVTELRDAATRCSTSTPPASASPSPSASVVPSPSGSAVSAAPSASAGTGPTC encoded by the coding sequence ATGTCCCTCGTCCTGCGGGTGGTGAGCCACTCCGAGATCGGCCTGGTGCGCAAGAACAACCAGGACTCGGGGTACGCCAGCCCCCACCTGCTCGTCGTCGCCGACGGGATGGGCGGCGCGGCCGCCGGTGACCTCGCCTCGGCGGTGGCCGTCGACACCCTGATGCGGGTCGACGAGTCCGCGCAGGGCCCGGCGATGCTCGAGGTGATGTCCAGTGCGGTCGAGGACGCCAACGACCGGATCGCCGACCTCATCGCCGACGACGTCGCCCTCGACGGCATGGGGACCACGGTCACCGCGGCGATGTTCGACGGGGCCGGGCTGGGCCTGGTCCACATCGGCGACAGCCGGGCGTACCTGCTGCGTGACGGCACGCTCCGCCGCCTGACCCACGACCACAGCTGGGTGCAGTCCCTGGTCGACGAGGGGCGGATCAGCGAGGCCGAGGCCTCCGTCCACCCGCACCGTTCGCTGCTGCTGCGCGTCCTCAACGGCCAGCCCGGCGCCGACGCCGAGCTCGCGCTGCTCGACGTGGCCGCCGGCGACCGGTTGATGTTCTGCAGCGACGGGCTCTGCGGCCTGGTCGACGACCCGGAGATCGCCGAGCTCCTCGGGCTGCCCGACCGCGACGAGGCGCTGGCGGCGCTCGTCGCCGCCGCGCGGGCCGAGGGCGGCGTCGACAACATCACCGTCCTCGTCGCCGACGTCGTCGAGACCGCGACCGGACTGGTCGGCGAGCCCGCTGACGCGGCCGAGACCCCCGCGAACACCACCTCCTCGACCGTGCTCGGCGCCGCCGCCGAACGGTCGGTCCCGCCGGCCCGCGGGACGCAGCAGCACGAGGACATCGCGATCACCCGGACGGGCGCACCGGGCGCCCCGGCCCCCGAGGCGGAGTCGACGGACACAGAGGACGAGGAGGACGGGGAGGACGAGTCGGCCGGGGCCGTGCCGCCCGCCGGGCCCGGTCCGCGCGCCGACGAGTCCCGCTACGACCCCGTGCCGCCGACGCGCCGACGCTGGGCGCGCCCGGTCGTGACGGCGGTGCTCGTGCTGGTCGTCGTGGCCGCCGGGCTCGGGGCGGCGTACGCGTGGACGCGCAGCCAGTACTACGTGGGCACCGCGGGCACGCAGGTCGCCATCTTCCGCGGGGTGTCCGACGGGCTTCCCGGCCTGCCGCTGTCCGAGCTCTACGAGGTCCAGGACCTCGACGTCTCGACGCTGCCCGCCTACTACCAGGAGCGGGTCCGCAGCTCCATCGACGTGCCGAGCCTCGCCGCCGCGCGGGAGACGGTGACCGAGCTGCGCGACGCGGCCACGCGCTGCAGCACGAGCACGCCGCCGGCGTCCGCCAGCCCCTCGCCGAGCGCGAGCGTCGTGCCGAGCCCGAGCGGCAGCGCCGTCTCCGCCGCCCCGAGCGCCTCCGCCGGCACGGGACCGACCTGCTGA